One window of the Nocardia terpenica genome contains the following:
- a CDS encoding DUF3631 domain-containing protein: protein MSEPVDYANAHVAPLDGAVVLDQVRELICRYCVLPSQSALDGVVLWVAATHLVSGFEYAPRLVVRSAEKRSGKSRLLEVVDGLVYNPLRTVNASVAYVFRSLDADPPPTLLFDEADTIFGSKKVAENNEELRGLLNAGFQRGMTYGRVSGPNHEPTEFNTYAMAALAGIGRMPDTIEDRAVVVVMRRRKDSEKVKPFRGTRDRPALHSARDGLAQWADQVREPITGYEPADLGVEDRAADVWEPLIAVADMAGGHWPHTARTAAAEMVSAAEDDNDTTSPNMKLLADIRDVFAVTGLSFIKSQALCDQLRAVEESPWEDWELNPSKLGHRLKAYEIKTGHNPDKTERGYRRVDFLDAFDRYLPPRPQKPSEPVQAVHHSHDQREHSDTFPGTDMSATAEASEDSRRSTLAQAAPDGSGRVSGNHGYLPRTPGAKVGYWIGSGQPVTPDAA, encoded by the coding sequence GTGAGCGAACCGGTGGATTACGCCAATGCCCACGTGGCACCCCTGGACGGCGCGGTCGTCCTCGATCAGGTGCGGGAACTGATCTGCCGCTACTGCGTGCTGCCGTCGCAATCGGCGCTGGACGGGGTGGTGTTGTGGGTCGCGGCAACACATCTGGTGTCCGGGTTCGAGTACGCGCCGCGTCTGGTGGTGCGGTCGGCGGAGAAGCGCTCGGGCAAGTCCCGGCTGCTGGAAGTGGTCGACGGCTTGGTCTACAACCCGTTGCGGACGGTGAACGCGTCGGTGGCCTACGTCTTCCGGTCCCTGGACGCCGATCCGCCCCCGACCCTGTTGTTCGACGAGGCCGATACCATTTTCGGGTCCAAGAAGGTCGCCGAGAACAACGAGGAGCTGCGCGGGCTGCTCAATGCCGGGTTCCAGCGCGGCATGACCTACGGGCGAGTGTCCGGGCCGAACCATGAGCCGACCGAGTTCAACACCTACGCCATGGCCGCTCTGGCCGGGATCGGGCGCATGCCAGACACCATCGAAGACCGGGCCGTGGTGGTGGTGATGCGGCGGCGCAAGGACTCGGAGAAGGTCAAACCGTTCCGTGGTACTCGCGACCGGCCCGCCCTGCATTCGGCTCGTGATGGGCTGGCGCAGTGGGCCGATCAGGTGCGCGAACCGATCACCGGTTACGAGCCTGCGGATTTGGGGGTGGAGGACCGCGCCGCCGATGTGTGGGAGCCGTTGATCGCGGTCGCGGACATGGCCGGTGGGCACTGGCCGCACACTGCCCGGACCGCCGCAGCGGAGATGGTGTCCGCGGCCGAGGACGACAACGACACCACCTCCCCCAATATGAAGCTGCTCGCCGACATCCGGGACGTCTTCGCGGTGACCGGGCTGTCATTCATCAAGTCCCAAGCACTGTGCGACCAGTTGCGCGCGGTCGAGGAATCGCCTTGGGAGGACTGGGAACTCAACCCGTCCAAACTCGGGCACCGCCTCAAGGCGTACGAGATCAAGACCGGCCACAACCCGGACAAGACCGAGCGCGGGTATCGGCGAGTCGACTTCCTCGACGCGTTCGACCGCTACCTGCCCCCTCGCCCACAGAAGCCGTCCGAACCCGTCCAAGCCGTCCACCACAGCCACGACCAGCGCGAACACTCGGACACCTTCCCCGGCACGGACATGTCCGCTACGGCAGAGGCGTCCGAGGATTCGCGCAGGTCAACCCTTGCGCAGGCGGCTCCGGACGGCTCCGGACGGGTTTCCGGGAACCATGGGTATCTGCCGCGCACGCCCGGCGCTAAGGTCGGCTACTGGATCGGCAGCGGGCAACCGGTCACCCCCGACGCCGCCTGA
- a CDS encoding bifunctional DNA primase/polymerase, with translation MNEHTAGRAAADEGGGSLLDHALGYARAELAVLPLAPRGKVPVTEHGKGDATTDPQVIERWWQRDPLRNIGIRPQPGVVVLDVDPRNGGSLEALGMLPETWTARTGGGGWHVWFRCAGAVRGRLADADGVDIKTHSGYVVAPPSVHSSGDRYRWLNRAPIAMLPEHLRERVRVPAAVRPAGRVSARSASSGAGLVRAVAEAQPGQRNSVLFWAASCAWREGGDAAVLDALTDAGVAVGLSLLEIERTLASAERRTL, from the coding sequence GTGAACGAGCATACCGCAGGACGGGCCGCAGCTGATGAGGGCGGTGGGTCGCTGCTGGATCATGCGCTCGGGTACGCGCGTGCCGAGCTGGCGGTGCTGCCGCTGGCCCCTCGGGGCAAGGTGCCTGTTACTGAGCACGGCAAGGGCGACGCGACGACCGATCCGCAGGTGATCGAGCGGTGGTGGCAGCGGGACCCGTTGCGCAACATCGGGATTCGCCCGCAACCGGGGGTGGTGGTGTTGGATGTGGACCCGCGTAACGGGGGCAGCCTCGAGGCGCTCGGGATGCTCCCGGAGACGTGGACCGCGCGCACGGGCGGGGGTGGCTGGCATGTGTGGTTCCGCTGTGCGGGTGCCGTGCGGGGGCGGCTGGCCGACGCGGACGGGGTCGATATCAAGACCCATTCGGGCTATGTGGTGGCCCCGCCGAGTGTGCACTCGTCCGGGGATCGGTATCGGTGGCTCAATCGTGCGCCGATCGCGATGCTGCCCGAACATCTGCGGGAGCGGGTGCGTGTCCCGGCGGCGGTGCGGCCCGCTGGGCGGGTGTCGGCGCGGTCGGCGTCCTCGGGTGCGGGGTTGGTGCGCGCGGTGGCCGAGGCTCAACCAGGGCAACGGAATTCGGTGTTGTTCTGGGCTGCGTCGTGTGCTTGGCGTGAGGGTGGTGACGCGGCGGTGCTGGACGCGCTGACCGATGCCGGGGTGGCGGTGGGGTTGTCGCTGCTCGAGATCGAACGGACGCTCGCGTCGGCGGAACGGAGGACCCTGTGA
- a CDS encoding helix-turn-helix domain-containing protein: protein MTTPMSPAQAAQAAGCHQNSIYAALLAGELKGYQRTAPKGRWRIFPEDLTRWIKGE from the coding sequence ATGACCACTCCGATGAGTCCCGCGCAGGCGGCGCAGGCGGCAGGGTGCCACCAGAACTCGATCTATGCCGCGCTGCTGGCAGGGGAGTTGAAGGGGTACCAGCGGACAGCGCCGAAGGGGCGGTGGCGGATCTTCCCGGAGGATCTGACCAGGTGGATCAAGGGCGAGTGA
- a CDS encoding helix-turn-helix domain-containing protein: MNHESGDDHIDRVEDDTAPEGYRDDDIQWLLHQARRGNRLDLADRMAVAGWVMAGRKMLGLTQRRLGELSGVPLRTIKHMEAGGVPQTSTMLALVDGIATAQEEMQPSPPQDREPSDAMQMFIETVGPMFQELSPQAQGQALRKFVLFLNEEILKDKEGE, translated from the coding sequence ATGAACCATGAAAGTGGCGATGATCACATTGACAGGGTTGAGGACGACACCGCGCCCGAGGGGTACAGAGACGACGATATCCAGTGGCTGCTGCACCAGGCGCGACGAGGCAACCGGTTGGACCTGGCCGATCGGATGGCGGTTGCGGGCTGGGTGATGGCCGGACGCAAGATGCTGGGGCTGACTCAGCGTCGCCTCGGCGAGTTGTCCGGCGTTCCGTTGCGCACGATCAAGCACATGGAGGCAGGCGGTGTACCGCAGACCTCGACCATGCTGGCGCTGGTCGATGGCATCGCTACCGCGCAGGAGGAAATGCAGCCGAGCCCCCCACAGGACCGTGAGCCCAGCGACGCCATGCAGATGTTCATCGAGACCGTGGGGCCGATGTTCCAAGAGCTCTCACCGCAGGCGCAGGGCCAAGCGCTCCGCAAGTTCGTACTGTTCTTG